The Acropora muricata isolate sample 2 chromosome 5, ASM3666990v1, whole genome shotgun sequence genome includes a window with the following:
- the LOC136917835 gene encoding uncharacterized protein encodes MVRRVNGSSPIVISPERKEKFISLDNSGDTIILILEETSIVEDPSWNYRDSDIYQWNQMVTEQGAYASKPLVSLVNDVSDFVERIFQRLDTRIRGAGHYEVVAKYFGFDIFEIRSSFDKSVGGPSRAMIEAIVVRHPKLTVEKFARVVEEKARRKDVADLLRAYDRGSLEESVRRFVVHH; translated from the exons ATGGTTAGGAGAGTTAATGGGTCCAGTCCCATCGTAATATCTCCTGAAAGAAAAG AAAAATTTATATCTTTGGACAATTCTGGTGACACCATCATCCTAATACTTGAGGAAACTTCAATCGTGGAG GACCCATCTTGGAATTACAGGGATAGTGACATATATCAATGGAACCAGATGGTAACTGAGCAAGGTGCATATG cCTCCAAGCCTTTGGTGAGTCTTGTGAACGACGTTTCTGATTTTGTGGAAAGGATCTTTCAACGTTTGGACACACGCATCAGAGGAGCTGGGCATTATGAAGTCGTAGCTAAGTATTTCGGCTTCGACATTTTTGAAATAAGATCCAGTTTTGACAAATCTGTCGGCGGTCCATCCAGAGCAATGATTGAGGCAATTGTTGTTCGTCACCCAAAGCTCACAGTAGAGAAGTTTGCAAGAGTGGTAGAAGAGAAAGCACGCCGAAAGGATGTTGCTGACTTGCTGAGAGCTTATGATCGTGGTTCGTTGGAAGAATCTGTTCGCAGATTTGTCGTACACCATTAA
- the LOC136917836 gene encoding tigger transposable element-derived protein 6-like — MMASDCSSRSKEVCQICRQETSYRCLQCAKPVCNRSKSCSVAASEEEPGWKPRHAVSICIPCTNSKLKPCVDERSAIPKGSNTTKAKAKQTPNGSNTTKAKAKQTCPATSQKKRKCLDISEKVKVLEFAKKNPNLGSRKLADHFGIGKTQIQAILKNKEAIMDAYASNETPNHAKRKRSSKYSDVNQAVWDWYIMCRNSNIPVSGSMLQEEATLIAEKLQTADFVASNGWLEKFKQKYSICNKMVAGEAGDVSKETMESWNERAKEITTGWNARDVWNMDETGCFWRGLPEKTLEAKGRRCTGGKKAKQRLTWAFFVNAEGEKEDPVVIGTSVSPRCFKNLQSPSRPYNCSYFANSKAWMNTEIMTTILSKLNRQLKRNDRHILLFMDNAPCHPQTLSGEFSNIAVQFLPKNTTSKSQPLDAGIIANWKVLYRKRMLRYVCSQVDGEKNASEIVKSINVLMAIEWGRQAWNDVRQTTITKCFQKTGLYPRDEPIEDDPFEGEELANLKTIMDRIHAECSVEEYVSYDDDTAICAGLIDPSNPNWRSEVRNELLDDDPDVQFVSEDTSVDDDFDKELEEPSIKSLAEALHLTDQLRHFAQFNGYQDLALAVGKASDVISSLQLLAPKRQTALTDYFK; from the coding sequence ATGATGGCTAGTGATTGTAGCTCTCGTTCTAAAGAGGTTTGTCAAATTTGCCGCCAGGAAACAAGTTATAGATGTTTGCAATGTGCCAAGCCAGTCTGTAACAGATCAAAAAGTTGTTCCGTTGCAGCCTCTGAGGAAGAACCTGGATGGAAGCCACGGCATGCTGTGTCGATATGCATTCCGTGTACAAATTCAAAGCTTAAACCTTGCGTCGACGAACGGTCAGCTATACCAAAGGGAAGCAATACTACAAAGGCAAAGGCGAAACAAACACCAAATGGAAGCAATACTACAAAGGCAAAGGCGAAACAAACATGCCCTGCAACGTCCCAAAAGAAGCGTAAATGTCTTGATATTTCGGAGAAAGTTAAAGTCCTCgaatttgcaaagaaaaaccctAACCTTGGATCAAGGAAATtagctgaccattttggaataggCAAGACGCAGATTCAAGCCATACTGAAAAACAAGGAGGCGATCATGGACGCCTATGCCAGCAATGAAACTCCAAATCACGCAAAAAGAAAACGCTCATCCAAGTACTCAGATGTGAATCAGGCTGTGTGGGACTGGTATATAATGTGCAGAAACTCTAACATCCCGGTTTCTGGTTCTATGCTCCAAGAAGAGGCGACGTTAATCGCAGAAAAATTACAGACTGCCGATTTTGTTGCTTCCAATGGCTGGCTTGAAAAATTCAAGCAGAAGTACAGCATCTGCAACAAAATGGTCGCTGGGGAAGCAGGTGATGTAAGTAAGGAGACGATGGAAAGCTGGAACGAACGTGCAAAGGAAATTACAACTGGGTGGAATGCTCGCGATGTTTGGAACATGGATGAGACGGGTTGCTTTTGGCGTGGTCTTCCTGAAAAAACCCTAGAAGCCAAGGGAAGACGGTGCACTGGGGGTAAAAAAGCGAAGCAACGACTAACATGGGCATTTTTTGTAAATGCGGAAGGGGAGAAGGAAGATCCTGTTGTTATTGGCACGTCCGTCAGTCCTAGATGCTTTAAAAACTTGCAGTCGCCAAGCCGGCCATACAACTGCTCCTATTTCGCCAATAGTAAAGCGTGGATGAATACAGAGATCATGACAACAATTCTGTCGAAGTTAAATCGCCAGTTGAAGCGCAACGATAGGCATATCCTTCTGTTTATGGATAATGCTCCCTGTCATCCGCAAACTCTGTCTGGAGAGTTTTCAAACATCGCCGTTCAGTTCTTGCCAAAAAACACCACTTCCAAATCACAGCCACTAGATGCCGGTATAATCGCTAATTGGAAAGTCCTTTACAGAAAGCGAATGCTGCGGTACGTTTGCTCTCAAGTTGATGGTGAGAAAAATGCGTCCGAAATCGTCAAATCCATCAACGTTCTTATGGCCATTGAGTGGGGGAGACAAGCCTGGAACGATGTTCGCCAAACCACTATCACGAAGTGCTTTCAGAAGACTGGCTTGTATCCACGTGATGAACCAATCGAGGACGACCCCTTTGAAGGAGAGGAACTTGCCAACCTGAAAACTATAATGGATAGGATACATGCTGAATGCTCTGTGGAGGAGTATGTTTCCTATGATGATGATACCGCAATCTGCGCCGGCTTGATCGATCCATCTAACCCAAACTGGAGGTCAGAGGTCAGAAATGAGTTGCTTGATGATGATCCGGACGTTCAATTCGTTTCAGAAGACACCTCAGTTGACGACGACTTCGACAAGGAATTAGAAGAGCCATCAATCAAGAGCCTTGCAGAAGCGTTACACCTAACTGATCAACTCCGGCACTTTGCCCAGTTTAATGGGTACCAAGACCTCGCCCTAGCTGTAGGAAAGGCAAGTGACGTGATCTCGTCATTACAACTCCTCGCCCCAAAACGGCAAACAGCATTGACGgattattttaaataa